In a genomic window of Quercus lobata isolate SW786 chromosome 4, ValleyOak3.0 Primary Assembly, whole genome shotgun sequence:
- the LOC115988084 gene encoding putative UDP-rhamnose:rhamnosyltransferase 1 yields the protein MARDHLHVVMLPGSTFGHLIPFFQLSVALAKAGIHVSFVSTPRNIQRLPKLPPNLATLINMVEFPLPSLGNDLLPEGAEATIDVPVEKADYIKAAYDRLQYPISQFIAEQLPDWIIIDFSGHWAVEIAQNYNIGLVYFSVFSAATAIFFGHPPDYYFVGEHQKKAWPSPESMTKPPKWVSFPSSVAYRGYEAIGLHAGVYAENASGISDAARFTAVLRACKALAIRSCREFEGEYLSLHEKLMGKPVIPVGLLPRERHGVIGNDSSWKMIFEWLDKQEPKSVLFVGFGSECQLSKEHVYEIAYGLQLSQVPFFWTLRKPFWAIDDADSLPLGFIDTTSGKGMVCMSWVPQMEILAHPSIGGSLFHSGWGSAIEMLQFGHCLVVLPLIYDQPLNARLLVDKGVAVEVERGEDGSFSRDGIAKAVKLAMVLEEGDKLRTRAREAAAIFGDENLHQMCYIGHFVEYLKHGMEEVAC from the coding sequence atggctagGGATCATCTCCACGTAGTGATGCTTCCGGGCTCTACCTTTGGCCACCTCATACCCTTCTTCCAGCTCTCCGTGGCATTAGCTAAAGCTGGAATTCATGTTTCCTTTGTATCAACCCCAAGAAATATCCAAAGACTCCCTAAACTTCCTCCAAATTTAGCAACTCTCATAAATATGGTGGAGTTTCCATTACCTTCACTAGGCAATGACTTGTTGCCTGAAGGAGCTGAGGCCACTATAGACGTTCCAGTAGAGAAAGCTGACTACATAAAGGCTGCATATGATCGCCTCCAATACCCTATCAGCCAGTTCATCGCTGAGCAATTACCGGACTGGATTATAATCGATTTTTCTGGTCATTGGGCGGTTGAAATTGCCCAGAATTATAACATCGGCCTCGTGTACTTCTCTGTCTTCTCTGCTGCTACTGCTATTTTCTTTGGGCATCCACCAGACTATTATTTTGTTGGTGAACACCAAAAGAAAGCTTGGCCATCACCGGAGAGTATGACAAAACCGCCGAAGTGGGTTAGTTTTCCGTCCTCTGTAGCATACCGAGGTTATGAGGCTATTGGATTACATGCGGGGGTATATGCAGAGAATGCTTCAGGGATCAGTGATGCTGCGAGATTTACAGCGGTTCTCCGTGCATGTAAAGCATTGGCTATTCGTAGTTGTAGGGAGTTTGAAGGTGAATACTTGAGTTTACATGAGAAATTGATGGGGAAGCCAGTGATTCCCGTAGGTTTACTCCCTCGGGAAAGACATGGAGTGATAGGCAATGATAGCTCATGGAAGATGATCTTTGAATGGCTCGATAAACAAGAACCCAAGTCAGTTTTGTTTGTAGGGTTTGGCAGTGAGTGTCAGCTGAGCAAAGAACACGTTTACGAGATTGCTTATGGGCTACAGCTTTCTCAAGTGCCATTTTTTTGGACATTGAGAAAACCTTTCTGGGCTATTGATGATGCTGACTCTTTGCCATTGGGTTTTATCGACACTACATCTGGCAAAGGAATGGTGTGTATGAGCTGGGTACCGCAAATGGAAATTCTGGCGCACCCATCAATTGGGGGATCATTGTTTCACTCTGGGTGGGGGTCTGCAATTGAGATGTTACAATTTGGTCACTGTCTTGTTGTGTTGCCATTAATCTATGACCAGCCTTTGAATGCAAGGCTTTTGGTGGATAAGGGTGTGGCTGTAGAAGTAGAGAGAGGAGAGGACGGATCGTTTAGCAGGGATGGCATAGCCAAGGCTGTGAAGCTGGCCATGGTGTTAGAAGAAGGAGATAAATTAAGAACTCGTGCAAGAGAGGCTGCTGCAATATTTGGAGACGAGAATCTGCATCAGATGTGCTACATTGGTCACTTTGTTGAGTATTTAAAACATGGCATGGAGGAGGTTGCTTGTTAA